From Kamptonema formosum PCC 6407, a single genomic window includes:
- a CDS encoding lysylphosphatidylglycerol synthase transmembrane domain-containing protein: MKRLISLIVSLLILAVIYWKIDFAGLIQVFRNCDRWWMAISLSMVVPLTMLTAWRLQQLMPVGGKLGFGEANRLILAASVLNMVLPSKMGDIAKAYFMKQRGHLDGSLSLSLVVFEKACDMLSLLLWCVFGLILYPQKDWLFWVMTAAVSLGLITGIMLLGSRKFAQIFFRIVCKILPKKFRSKIEKFQLSWREMQQFFWQDKRQLLKITTTSIVIWFGHLLQIWFFILALNAWTPFLANLALSPLAILAGLLPLTFAGVGTRDAALIAFYSPYFAAPTAAALGLLCTSRYLLPAIGGLPFLGQYLVSIQDLRELKNQ; this comes from the coding sequence ATGAAACGATTAATTTCTCTGATTGTCAGCCTACTAATTCTAGCAGTCATCTACTGGAAAATTGATTTTGCTGGATTAATACAAGTCTTCCGAAACTGCGATCGCTGGTGGATGGCTATCAGCCTCAGTATGGTTGTACCACTAACAATGCTAACAGCTTGGCGGCTGCAACAACTAATGCCTGTGGGGGGCAAATTGGGGTTTGGTGAAGCAAATCGTCTCATCCTTGCTGCCAGCGTTTTAAATATGGTACTCCCCTCAAAAATGGGCGATATTGCCAAAGCTTATTTTATGAAACAGCGGGGACATTTAGATGGTTCGCTATCCCTGTCGCTGGTAGTATTTGAAAAAGCTTGCGATATGCTTTCTTTACTATTGTGGTGTGTATTTGGCTTGATACTTTATCCCCAGAAAGATTGGTTGTTTTGGGTAATGACTGCTGCTGTATCCTTGGGACTGATTACAGGTATAATGTTACTAGGTTCTCGTAAATTTGCCCAAATATTTTTTAGGATAGTATGCAAAATTTTACCTAAAAAATTCCGCTCTAAAATCGAAAAATTTCAGTTGTCTTGGCGGGAAATGCAGCAGTTTTTCTGGCAAGATAAAAGGCAACTATTGAAAATTACAACTACTTCTATTGTTATCTGGTTTGGCCACTTGCTGCAAATCTGGTTTTTTATCCTAGCACTCAATGCCTGGACACCATTTTTGGCAAATTTAGCATTATCTCCCTTAGCAATTTTAGCAGGGTTGCTACCACTAACATTTGCCGGAGTTGGCACTCGCGATGCTGCCTTGATCGCCTTTTATAGCCCTTATTTCGCTGCGCCCACAGCCGCAGCTTTGGGATTACTTTGTACTTCCCGCTATCTTTTGCCAGCGATAGGAGGTTTACCATTTTTAGGACAATATCTTGTTAGTATTCAAGATCTGCGAGAACTTAAAAACCAATAG
- a CDS encoding glycosyltransferase family 39 protein — protein sequence MIHRKYYFTWLQPLLIILLILGIFFRFVNLDKKVYWYDETITSLRLAGYTKEEFTEQVAGPIIDIQTLQKYQRINSERGVVDTVKALAVGNPEQPPLYYAIAYFWRQLFGDSIAVTRSLSAAISLLVFPGIYWLCLELFNLPIVGLIATALIAVSPFHVLYAQEARAYSLFTVIILLSSCVFLRAIRLETHSALSQKQRIICWGLYAITITLGLYSQLLFILVIMGHGIYLFATEIMQLKTHHYFSLQKFTGYLIAILSGIIAFIPWIVCIVNNFSELGWVANKINILTLLTRLAINITSILFDVQIGTKERLFDVISGKDNVQFGMDNLWLYTIVPTLILVGYSLKFLCKNTPQEIWLFILILILSTATPLVFKDLISGGQRSSIARYLIPCYVGIQLAIAYLLSNKITSKNINQQKLWQIITMILISGGVFSCAISSQSETWWNKYSSYYNPQVANIINQATQPLIVSSNAIRLTSLSYLLENKVKLQVVPGENLPKIPDGFSEVFLFNPSKKLQLNLEKDDNYKLDSVYPNGNLWRLSL from the coding sequence ATGATTCATCGCAAATATTATTTTACCTGGCTGCAACCGTTACTAATTATTTTATTAATATTAGGAATATTTTTTCGATTTGTTAATCTTGACAAAAAAGTTTACTGGTACGACGAAACGATTACCTCATTGCGACTAGCTGGATACACCAAGGAAGAATTTACAGAGCAAGTTGCTGGCCCGATAATAGATATCCAAACTTTACAGAAATATCAGCGCATAAATTCTGAGCGAGGAGTTGTTGACACAGTAAAAGCTTTAGCAGTAGGAAATCCTGAACAGCCGCCACTTTATTACGCAATTGCATATTTTTGGAGGCAGCTATTTGGTGATTCAATAGCAGTCACTAGAAGTTTATCAGCGGCGATTAGTCTGTTAGTATTCCCTGGAATTTATTGGCTATGTTTGGAATTATTTAATCTACCAATTGTGGGATTAATAGCAACAGCACTTATAGCAGTCTCACCTTTTCACGTATTGTACGCCCAAGAAGCACGGGCCTATAGTTTATTTACAGTAATAATTTTACTATCTAGCTGTGTATTTTTACGAGCAATACGGCTGGAAACACACAGCGCTCTTTCCCAAAAACAGCGAATAATATGCTGGGGATTATACGCCATTACTATAACATTAGGGCTTTATTCTCAGTTACTTTTTATACTCGTAATAATGGGACATGGTATTTATCTATTCGCAACTGAAATAATGCAGTTAAAAACCCACCATTATTTTTCGTTACAGAAATTTACTGGTTATTTAATAGCAATTTTATCGGGAATAATCGCGTTTATTCCCTGGATAGTATGTATTGTAAATAATTTCTCAGAGCTAGGATGGGTAGCTAATAAAATCAACATCTTGACTTTATTAACTAGGCTAGCAATTAATATTACCTCTATTTTGTTTGACGTTCAAATTGGGACTAAAGAGCGTTTATTTGATGTAATTTCTGGCAAAGATAACGTTCAATTTGGAATGGATAACCTCTGGCTATATACGATCGTACCGACGCTGATTTTAGTAGGATACTCGCTAAAATTTCTATGTAAGAATACGCCTCAAGAGATTTGGTTATTTATATTAATTTTAATCTTATCTACAGCAACGCCATTAGTTTTTAAAGATTTAATTTCGGGTGGACAACGCTCTAGTATTGCTCGCTATTTAATCCCTTGTTACGTAGGTATCCAGTTAGCTATTGCTTACTTATTATCTAATAAAATTACCAGTAAAAATATTAACCAACAAAAATTGTGGCAAATAATAACTATGATTTTGATTTCAGGTGGGGTATTCTCCTGTGCAATTAGCAGTCAATCCGAGACTTGGTGGAACAAGTACAGCAGCTATTACAATCCCCAAGTAGCCAACATTATTAATCAAGCTACACAACCGCTAATCGTCAGCAGCAATGCAATCAGGCTAACTTCTCTCAGCTATTTACTAGAAAATAAAGTAAAACTACAGGTTGTTCCCGGAGAAAATTTACCCAAAATTCCTGATGGTTTCAGTGAGGTATTTTTATTTAACCCTTCCAAAAAATTGCAATTAAATCTTGAAAAAGACGATAATTACAAATTAGACTCTGTTTACCCCAATGGAAATCTCTGGCGCTTAAGTTTGTAG
- a CDS encoding glycosyltransferase family 2 protein, translating into MPESLIDESYPSSESSEVTSPFFSLILPVYNEESGVEATLNQLQATLKSSSCKYEILVVNDGSTDGTREILQSRTDIKVIEHNRNRGYGAALKTGIRYAKYPLIVITDADGTYPNERIPELVMLAMQADMVVGSRTGENVRYSNLRKIPKWFLVRFAEWITDCNIPDLNSGLRVFRKSVAERFLTILPDTFSFTTTITVAMLTNNYIVRYVPIDYHYRVGKSKIKPIRDTIRFMHLILRTGVYFAPLRVFMPVAFVFFVGFLITLYQDVFVRRDLTEATLILLVATTQLGMFALLADLIDKRCDRL; encoded by the coding sequence ATGCCAGAAAGTCTAATCGATGAGTCTTATCCGAGTTCCGAGAGTTCAGAAGTCACCTCTCCATTTTTCTCTCTTATCCTCCCAGTTTACAATGAAGAAAGCGGTGTAGAAGCTACCCTCAATCAGCTACAAGCAACTCTAAAATCTTCTAGCTGCAAGTATGAAATTTTGGTTGTTAACGATGGTTCCACAGATGGAACTCGCGAGATTTTACAATCTCGGACAGATATCAAAGTAATAGAACACAATCGAAATCGAGGCTATGGCGCGGCATTGAAAACGGGAATTAGATATGCAAAATACCCCTTAATTGTGATTACTGATGCTGACGGTACTTACCCGAATGAACGGATACCGGAATTAGTAATGCTGGCAATGCAAGCTGATATGGTTGTCGGTTCTAGAACGGGTGAAAACGTCCGTTATTCAAATCTGCGTAAAATTCCTAAGTGGTTTTTAGTGCGCTTTGCTGAATGGATTACAGATTGCAATATTCCTGATTTAAATAGTGGGTTGCGTGTATTTCGTAAGAGTGTAGCCGAAAGATTTTTGACGATTTTACCGGACACATTTAGTTTTACTACCACAATTACGGTAGCAATGTTGACGAATAATTATATCGTTCGTTATGTGCCAATAGACTATCACTATCGGGTTGGCAAAAGCAAGATTAAGCCGATCCGAGATACTATCCGTTTCATGCACTTAATCTTGAGGACAGGGGTTTATTTTGCACCGTTAAGGGTGTTTATGCCTGTAGCTTTCGTATTTTTTGTGGGTTTCTTGATTACGCTGTATCAAGATGTTTTTGTCCGGCGTGACTTAACTGAAGCTACCCTAATTCTTTTGGTGGCTACTACTCAGTTGGGGATGTTTGCACTACTGGCGGATTTAATAGATAAAAGGTGCGATAGATTGTAA
- a CDS encoding phosphodiester glycosidase family protein has product MSPPSQQKGKNKILRRTFLFVIGIVAARQLTIFLSVAENRSKSLNIAIQLMQKMLAWLTSLKASQDHKTPPNPSILPKASINPQLLPPAPIPKIRRNPDSQPTVSPSQLKVAPAKKGQPIQVSRKNVVGVPLYQTTIDLTDPDTLITIGLANNAPMANSSQSSKGDEAFEKMVERYRGAVVVNGTFFGKDSQKWVLGNMVSAGKFLKYSQWENYGTTLGLRVGNQPEMITTRSEGKPEWNQHWFSITCGPRLLKQGKIWLAPKLEGFADPHVLNVGARTAIGFPASGKELYLVTFLTSLSLAEEAEVMKAMGCYEAMNLDGGASTALAHNGQILISPGRNLTNAIVVYDKNYPAPQEVKASWEAFQKGARPSYPR; this is encoded by the coding sequence ATGTCACCTCCAAGCCAACAAAAGGGCAAAAATAAAATACTGCGCCGCACATTTTTATTTGTGATTGGAATAGTCGCAGCCCGACAATTAACTATATTTTTATCAGTTGCAGAAAACCGTTCAAAGTCTCTTAATATCGCAATTCAACTGATGCAAAAAATGCTCGCGTGGCTGACATCCTTAAAAGCCAGCCAAGACCATAAAACACCGCCTAACCCTTCCATTCTTCCCAAAGCCAGTATAAACCCTCAACTCTTACCTCCTGCTCCTATCCCAAAAATCCGTAGAAACCCCGATTCTCAACCGACTGTTTCTCCCTCACAATTAAAAGTAGCACCAGCTAAAAAAGGACAACCTATACAAGTGAGCCGAAAAAACGTGGTGGGGGTTCCTTTATATCAAACAACTATAGATTTGACTGACCCTGATACTTTGATTACTATTGGCCTAGCAAATAATGCACCAATGGCTAACAGTTCTCAAAGTTCTAAGGGTGACGAAGCTTTTGAAAAAATGGTCGAGCGCTATCGGGGCGCAGTAGTTGTCAATGGCACATTTTTTGGCAAAGATTCTCAAAAATGGGTGTTGGGTAATATGGTGTCAGCGGGTAAATTTCTGAAGTATAGCCAGTGGGAAAATTATGGGACAACCTTGGGTTTGCGTGTAGGAAATCAACCGGAAATGATTACAACGCGATCGGAAGGCAAGCCAGAATGGAACCAGCATTGGTTTTCTATTACTTGTGGGCCCCGACTATTAAAACAGGGTAAAATTTGGCTGGCACCTAAGTTAGAAGGATTTGCCGATCCTCATGTTCTCAATGTGGGAGCGAGAACAGCTATTGGGTTTCCTGCTAGTGGAAAAGAGCTATATTTAGTGACTTTTTTAACTAGCCTTTCGTTGGCAGAGGAAGCAGAAGTAATGAAGGCGATGGGATGTTATGAAGCGATGAATTTAGATGGGGGTGCTTCTACTGCTTTGGCTCATAATGGACAGATTTTGATTTCTCCGGGACGCAATTTAACGAATGCGATCGTGGTGTATGATAAAAATTATCCTGCCCCACAGGAAGTTAAAGCATCTTGGGAAGCTTTTCAGAAAGGTGCTCGGCCTTCTTACCCTAGATAA
- a CDS encoding two-partner secretion domain-containing protein — protein MSRSQIRKCFYSENTKYFYTKLYHALLLAVPFSLLSGRVTAQIIPDNTLPNNSTIAPNGNSLTINGGTSAGSNLFHSFSEFSLPTGSEAFFNNASNIQNIFSRVTGGKISNIDGLIRANGTANLFFINPSGIIFGPNARLNIGGSFIGSTGNSIQFSDGNSFSATNPQAPPLLTVNVPVGLQVGANPGAIRVEGVGHRFTVQNIRNNQINRSQQSDRGLQVKSGNTLALVGGDVNLSGGVLKAAEGQIALGSISSAVVSLTPTDVGWKLGYQGVESFRDINLSGQAAIDASGLGRGSIQMVGREVRLSDGSIGLIQNQGSEPAGDLIVNATELLQVTGTNSQVTFPSLLINETLKDGAGGKIAIATRTLLASDGGGIGSRTFGTASSGDVSVSASDAVNVSGFSNRNPNLFSFLGTTTVGAGNAGNLAILAQQITVLDGGVISTATVNTGKGGNITINASDSVTVSGIIPRLLQVSAVTSATISEGNAGTVTINTSRLIVRDGGSISTSTGAKGSGETLIINASDSIQVSGKGEGDGLPSRIESSALIVPEVLRRALGLPDRPSGNSGNVIINTPRLTIADGARVSVANQGTGLAGNLNINARQILLNNQGRLSASTASGSGGNIKLRVSGDTILRNGSQIAAEAAGTGNGGNLAANTNTLTILEGSKVTANAFQGNGGNIRITTQGLFASPDSGITASSSFGVSGTISINNPNLDPSSGLVQLPENIVDPSTQIAQGCAADGGNTFTIAGRGGLPEEPTATLPGQTVWQDLQNYAVESPESHNEPSKTLPVTTVPEIPSLVEAVGWQTNARGEVELVANFPAGAEVTASDRIPNNHCPRQKVGP, from the coding sequence ATGTCACGAAGTCAGATTCGTAAATGTTTCTATTCAGAGAATACGAAATATTTCTACACAAAATTATACCATGCTCTTCTACTAGCTGTACCTTTCTCTTTACTTTCCGGTCGAGTTACAGCACAAATTATCCCCGATAACACACTTCCTAATAATTCTACAATTGCTCCTAATGGTAATAGTTTAACTATCAATGGTGGTACGTCAGCCGGTAGCAATCTTTTCCATAGTTTCAGTGAGTTTTCACTCCCCACTGGTTCAGAAGCTTTTTTTAATAATGCTAGTAATATTCAAAATATTTTCAGTCGGGTTACAGGAGGAAAAATTTCTAATATTGACGGCTTAATTCGAGCTAATGGAACTGCTAACTTATTTTTCATCAATCCCAGTGGCATCATTTTTGGCCCGAATGCACGGTTAAACATTGGTGGCTCTTTTATTGGCTCTACAGGAAACAGTATTCAATTCTCTGATGGTAACTCCTTCAGTGCTACTAACCCTCAAGCACCGCCGTTGCTGACGGTGAACGTGCCAGTAGGGTTGCAGGTGGGGGCAAATCCGGGTGCAATTCGAGTGGAAGGAGTAGGACATAGGTTTACAGTCCAAAATATCCGTAATAATCAAATTAATCGCAGTCAACAAAGCGATCGGGGTTTGCAGGTGAAATCTGGAAACACCTTAGCTTTAGTAGGCGGTGATGTGAATCTAAGCGGTGGTGTGTTGAAAGCAGCAGAAGGACAGATAGCTTTAGGGAGCATCAGTAGTGCTGTAGTGAGTTTGACACCTACTGATGTAGGTTGGAAGTTAGGCTATCAAGGGGTAGAAAGTTTTCGGGATATTAATTTATCTGGTCAAGCTGCGATCGATGCCAGTGGCTTGGGGAGAGGTTCTATCCAGATGGTAGGACGAGAAGTAAGGCTCAGCGATGGTTCTATTGGCTTAATTCAAAATCAAGGCTCAGAGCCAGCCGGAGACCTGATTGTAAATGCAACTGAGTTATTACAAGTGACGGGCACGAACTCACAGGTAACATTTCCCAGCCTGTTGATTAATGAAACTCTCAAAGATGGAGCGGGTGGCAAGATCGCTATTGCTACAAGAACATTGCTGGCATCGGACGGTGGAGGTATAGGCTCCAGAACATTTGGAACTGCCTCTAGTGGGGATGTGTCTGTCAGTGCTTCTGATGCGGTAAATGTAAGTGGTTTTTCTAATAGGAACCCAAATCTTTTCAGCTTTCTGGGTACTACAACTGTGGGTGCGGGAAATGCAGGCAATCTTGCAATTTTGGCTCAACAGATAACAGTTTTGGATGGAGGTGTGATCAGCACTGCTACGGTGAATACTGGTAAGGGGGGAAATATAACCATCAACGCTTCTGATTCTGTCACGGTGAGTGGAATTATTCCCAGACTTTTGCAAGTGTCTGCTGTTACCAGTGCAACAATTAGTGAAGGAAATGCAGGTACAGTTACCATTAACACATCTAGACTGATAGTCAGAGATGGCGGGAGTATTAGCACCTCTACCGGAGCCAAAGGTTCAGGTGAAACCTTGATTATCAATGCGTCTGATTCTATACAAGTCAGTGGCAAAGGAGAGGGAGACGGACTTCCTTCTCGCATAGAATCGTCTGCTCTGATTGTACCTGAAGTCCTTCGTCGAGCTTTAGGACTACCCGATCGCCCCTCTGGAAACTCCGGCAACGTCATCATCAACACCCCTAGACTTACTATTGCCGATGGTGCTAGAGTCAGTGTCGCCAACCAAGGCACAGGCCTGGCAGGCAACCTCAACATCAACGCCCGACAAATTCTGCTCAATAACCAAGGTAGACTCAGTGCTTCCACCGCATCGGGTAGCGGTGGCAACATCAAATTACGAGTTTCTGGCGATACCATTCTCCGTAACGGCAGCCAAATCGCCGCCGAAGCCGCCGGTACCGGCAACGGTGGCAATTTGGCTGCCAACACCAACACCCTCACCATTCTCGAAGGTAGCAAAGTCACAGCCAACGCCTTCCAAGGCAACGGCGGCAACATCCGCATCACCACCCAAGGTTTGTTCGCTTCCCCTGACAGTGGCATCACTGCTTCCTCCAGTTTCGGAGTCTCCGGCACCATCTCTATTAATAATCCCAACCTCGATCCGAGTTCGGGTCTAGTACAATTACCCGAAAACATCGTTGACCCCAGTACACAAATCGCTCAAGGATGTGCCGCAGATGGAGGTAACACCTTTACGATCGCAGGTCGAGGCGGCTTACCAGAAGAACCTACTGCTACCCTCCCAGGTCAAACTGTCTGGCAGGATTTACAAAACTATGCCGTAGAGTCTCCTGAGTCCCACAACGAACCGTCAAAGACTCTCCCAGTCACTACTGTCCCAGAAATTCCATCCCTTGTAGAAGCCGTAGGCTGGCAAACTAATGCTCGGGGTGAAGTAGAATTAGTGGCTAATTTTCCTGCGGGTGCAGAAGTAACTGCTAGCGATCGCATCCCTAATAACCATTGTCCCAGACAGAAAGTTGGCCCTTGA
- a CDS encoding peptidylprolyl isomerase: MAEVQPLSGNAIVVMMVKNQPIAIEVNGTDAPITAGNFVDLVERGIYEGVMFHRVIREPDPFVVQGGDPQSRNTSIPASQLGTGGFVDPDTNEVRTIPLEIKPQGAAQPVYNQTITQQPQLSHTRGVIAMARATALDSASSQFYFALADLPSLNGDYAVFGTVRQGLDIVDQIQQGDRISTAKVVQGIIPSRVSTVIRDNTLLNNFINKVNLANLPLRFSTLSEGTDTVQLTVQDSQQNTSGIQAGAGNDRVTGSSVSDVINGNQGNDTLSGEGGDDYLRGGKDDDSLSGGVGNDILSGNQANDSLDGGAGDDFLRGGRGNDVLTGGDGNDILIGDLGNDTLTGGGGADTFVLILGEGLTLDTTTDRILDFNPGEGDRIGVTGNLSRLTFTQSGSDTLIQFSGSTLGIVQNVASGIVQSSVFAIDGTNVSLPDSLPPGDAALRIG, encoded by the coding sequence ATGGCAGAAGTACAGCCATTATCAGGCAATGCGATCGTAGTAATGATGGTCAAGAACCAACCGATTGCCATCGAAGTCAACGGGACAGACGCACCCATTACAGCAGGTAACTTTGTTGACCTAGTTGAGCGCGGTATTTACGAAGGGGTAATGTTTCACCGAGTGATCCGCGAACCCGATCCTTTTGTGGTTCAAGGGGGCGATCCCCAAAGTCGAAATACCAGCATTCCTGCAAGTCAATTAGGAACCGGTGGTTTTGTTGACCCAGATACTAACGAAGTGCGTACAATTCCCTTAGAAATTAAGCCGCAAGGGGCCGCACAACCTGTTTACAATCAGACAATTACACAACAGCCACAATTATCACATACTCGCGGTGTCATAGCAATGGCACGTGCTACAGCTCTCGATTCTGCTTCTTCGCAGTTTTATTTTGCTTTAGCAGACTTGCCATCTTTGAACGGCGATTATGCAGTATTTGGAACTGTGAGGCAAGGGTTAGATATAGTCGATCAAATTCAGCAGGGCGATCGCATTTCTACTGCTAAAGTAGTTCAAGGAATTATCCCCAGTCGAGTTTCAACTGTGATTAGAGATAATACTTTGTTGAATAATTTCATCAATAAAGTCAATCTCGCAAATTTGCCTTTGAGATTCTCAACATTATCTGAGGGAACTGATACTGTTCAACTCACAGTGCAAGACTCTCAACAAAATACTAGCGGTATTCAAGCTGGTGCGGGTAATGATAGAGTAACTGGGTCAAGTGTTAGCGATGTTATTAACGGGAATCAAGGCAACGATACTCTCAGCGGTGAAGGTGGCGATGATTATCTCCGAGGAGGAAAAGATGATGATTCGCTCTCTGGGGGTGTTGGCAATGATATTCTCAGTGGTAATCAAGCCAATGATAGTTTAGATGGCGGTGCCGGAGATGATTTTCTCCGAGGAGGAAGAGGCAATGATGTTTTAACAGGTGGTGATGGTAATGATATTCTCATCGGCGATTTAGGCAACGATACTCTCACTGGTGGAGGTGGTGCTGATACCTTTGTCCTGATATTAGGTGAGGGTTTAACTCTGGATACAACAACAGATAGAATTTTGGATTTCAATCCGGGAGAAGGCGATCGCATTGGTGTAACGGGCAATTTATCAAGACTGACATTTACTCAATCTGGTAGTGATACTTTAATTCAATTTTCAGGTTCTACTTTGGGAATTGTGCAAAATGTTGCATCGGGAATTGTCCAGAGTTCAGTTTTTGCTATTGATGGCACTAATGTCTCTCTTCCAGATAGTTTACCACCAGGAGATGCAGCCCTCAGAATTGGTTAA
- a CDS encoding peroxiredoxin, translating into MTSRRNFLSIFFAICLVFLSLNFVPPALALGGKLPAVNQPAPEFTLPTNSGKGKISLSDYRGKWLVVYFYPQDFTSGCTLEARRFQQDLPKYRGKNTEILGISVDDIESHAEFCDSEGLKFPLLADTDGKVSKAYGSWMSFISARHSFIIDPDGILRETFVKVNPAIHSQEVLARLDELQST; encoded by the coding sequence ATGACCTCCAGACGCAATTTTCTGAGCATTTTTTTTGCCATTTGTCTAGTCTTCCTTAGCTTAAATTTTGTTCCCCCTGCCCTTGCTCTCGGCGGCAAGCTGCCCGCAGTGAATCAACCTGCACCTGAGTTCACTTTGCCTACCAACAGCGGCAAGGGAAAAATATCTCTCTCTGATTATCGGGGGAAATGGCTAGTTGTCTATTTTTATCCTCAAGATTTTACCTCTGGCTGTACTTTGGAAGCTCGTAGATTTCAGCAAGATTTACCGAAGTATCGGGGTAAGAATACTGAAATTTTGGGTATTAGTGTTGATGATATCGAATCTCATGCTGAATTTTGCGACTCCGAAGGTTTGAAGTTTCCGCTGTTAGCTGATACTGATGGTAAAGTTAGTAAAGCTTACGGTTCTTGGATGAGTTTTATATCGGCACGGCACAGCTTTATTATCGATCCCGATGGTATTTTGCGGGAGACTTTTGTTAAGGTCAATCCGGCAATCCACTCTCAAGAAGTTTTAGCTCGTTTGGATGAATTGCAATCTACTTAA
- a CDS encoding pentapeptide repeat-containing protein codes for MRVEELLKRYAAGERDFSEANLNEANLSGVNLSGINLSGANLSVANLSGANLCGANLTGAKLNIARLSGAHLGEANLTDADLNVAYLVRVDLKGAILIRAKLIRAELIRAELSGANLSGANLSGATLTEATLRKADLTQANLRGAHLSGASLTEALLVEANFQGADLSRADLSHADLRGSELRQANLTQAILSGADLSGVNLRWAILSGCNLRWADLSEAKLSGADLSRADLCNANLLNTSLVHADLSNAYLIKADWVGADLTGATLTGAKLHAVSRLGIKTEGMTCKWVDLSPNGDHSQIYWLTAGGVEQFFHETLPTVRIIIDAPLDQAAHFALAATYYQITKQYPGLAQPPSIEVSSRRTVIAFKMDSDDQLFGTAYVAIIPFNDAAITQKNLIALMKMIQAHDAGNLSVKESKHVQQLSKALNQAISKVDQIKISTSFPKIGDSINFFQIPTQMVLINSRDQRLSVYHHPAFGKRLIKKHNPSNSAGSKLAEVPKMAITPISDMVDFIKGFHNADV; via the coding sequence ATGAGAGTTGAAGAACTCCTAAAAAGATACGCCGCCGGAGAAAGAGACTTTTCTGAAGCCAATCTCAATGAGGCTAACCTCAGCGGAGTCAACCTCAGCGGCATCAACCTTAGCGGTGCAAATCTGAGTGTAGCCAACCTCAGCGGCGCAAATCTTTGCGGAGCAAACCTCACAGGAGCCAAACTGAATATTGCTCGACTCAGCGGGGCCCACCTCGGCGAAGCCAACTTAACCGACGCTGACCTCAACGTAGCCTACCTAGTTCGCGTTGACCTCAAAGGAGCCATACTGATCAGAGCCAAACTGATCAGAGCCGAACTGATTAGAGCCGAACTCAGCGGTGCAAACCTTAGCGGCGCAAACCTTAGCGGTGCAACTCTTACAGAAGCAACCCTCAGAAAAGCCGATCTTACCCAAGCCAACCTCCGAGGCGCACACCTCAGCGGAGCATCTTTAACAGAAGCTCTGCTCGTAGAAGCCAACTTCCAAGGAGCCGATCTCAGCCGCGCTGACCTCAGCCATGCTGACCTCCGAGGTTCAGAACTCAGACAAGCCAACCTCACCCAAGCCATCCTCAGTGGAGCCGACCTCAGCGGCGTAAATCTCCGCTGGGCAATCCTTAGCGGTTGCAATCTCCGATGGGCCGACCTCAGCGAAGCCAAATTGAGCGGAGCCGACCTCAGCAGAGCGGACTTATGCAATGCCAACTTACTTAACACCAGCCTCGTTCACGCCGACCTATCAAACGCCTATTTAATTAAAGCAGATTGGGTAGGAGCAGACTTGACAGGAGCCACTTTAACAGGAGCAAAACTGCACGCCGTATCGCGACTAGGTATCAAAACAGAAGGCATGACCTGCAAGTGGGTTGACCTCAGTCCCAATGGGGATCACAGCCAAATTTACTGGTTAACAGCCGGAGGAGTAGAGCAATTTTTTCACGAAACCTTACCCACAGTTAGGATTATAATTGACGCGCCTTTAGACCAAGCCGCTCATTTTGCCCTCGCTGCAACTTACTATCAAATTACTAAGCAATATCCCGGTCTAGCTCAACCGCCGAGTATAGAAGTCAGTTCTAGGCGTACAGTTATCGCCTTTAAAATGGACAGCGACGACCAATTATTTGGTACAGCTTACGTGGCGATTATTCCCTTTAATGATGCTGCTATTACCCAGAAAAATCTAATTGCCTTGATGAAAATGATTCAAGCTCACGATGCTGGAAATCTTTCTGTTAAAGAATCTAAGCACGTCCAGCAATTAAGTAAAGCGTTGAATCAAGCTATCAGCAAAGTTGACCAAATTAAAATATCAACTTCTTTTCCTAAGATTGGAGATAGTATTAATTTTTTCCAAATTCCTACACAGATGGTATTAATTAATTCCCGCGATCAGAGGCTTAGTGTTTATCATCATCCCGCCTTTGGAAAGCGATTAATTAAAAAACACAATCCGTCTAATTCTGCGGGAAGTAAGTTAGCTGAAGTCCCTAAAATGGCTATAACTCCTATTAGCGATATGGTTGATTTTATTAAAGGATTTCATAATGCGGATGTGTGA